One genomic segment of Arthrobacter sp. JZ12 includes these proteins:
- the obgE gene encoding GTPase ObgE, with protein MASFVDRVVLHVSGGTGGHGCVSVKREKFKPLGGPDGGNGGDGGAVILRVDPQTTTLLDYHHAPHRHATNGGNGMGDWREGRKGETLILPVPDGTVVKTRDGEVLADLVGTGAEYVAAAGGQGGLGNSALSSQKRKAPGFALLGIPGDARDIVLELKSIADIALVGFPSAGKSSLIAAMSAARPKIADYPFTTLRPNLGVVEAGDVRFTIADVPGLIEGASEGRGLGHDFLRHVERCAALVHVLDCATLESDRDPLNDLEIIERELERYDVDMSYAGPGGEVVPLNERPRLVALNKVDMPDGRDMAEFVRPELEKRGYRVFEVSATTREGLRQLGFAMAEIVRDARAKLEAAPPVVTPTVLRPRAVNEKGFTIRREEKNLEPLFRVLGDKPERWVKQTDFTNDEAVGYLADRLAKLGVEDELFKSGARPGDTVVIGEGDGVVFDWEPTMVGGAELLASPRGTDVRLEELVRPTREQKREDYQNRKDARAAARAELEAERKAGIWTESVNYKHSQPKAADDDGDEG; from the coding sequence AAGCTTCGTTGACCGGGTTGTCCTGCATGTATCGGGCGGCACCGGCGGGCACGGCTGTGTCTCGGTGAAGCGCGAGAAGTTCAAGCCGCTCGGCGGGCCCGACGGCGGCAACGGGGGAGACGGCGGCGCAGTCATTCTGCGCGTCGACCCGCAGACCACCACGCTGCTTGACTACCACCACGCTCCGCATCGTCACGCAACCAACGGCGGCAACGGTATGGGGGACTGGCGTGAAGGCCGCAAGGGCGAGACGCTCATCCTTCCGGTCCCGGACGGCACCGTGGTCAAGACCCGCGACGGTGAGGTTCTCGCTGACCTGGTGGGCACAGGGGCCGAGTACGTCGCGGCCGCCGGAGGCCAGGGCGGACTCGGTAATTCCGCCCTGTCCTCGCAAAAGCGCAAGGCGCCGGGTTTTGCCCTGCTCGGCATCCCTGGAGATGCCCGCGACATTGTGCTCGAACTGAAGTCCATCGCGGACATCGCACTGGTCGGGTTCCCGTCCGCCGGGAAGTCCAGCCTGATTGCTGCCATGTCAGCGGCGCGGCCGAAGATCGCCGATTACCCGTTCACCACTCTCCGTCCCAATCTTGGCGTGGTGGAAGCCGGAGATGTCCGCTTCACGATCGCAGATGTGCCCGGGCTGATTGAGGGAGCCAGCGAAGGCCGCGGCCTTGGCCACGACTTCCTGCGGCACGTGGAGCGCTGCGCCGCGCTGGTGCACGTGCTGGACTGCGCGACGCTGGAATCCGACCGCGATCCGCTGAACGACCTCGAGATCATTGAACGCGAGCTGGAGCGCTACGACGTCGACATGAGCTACGCCGGTCCCGGCGGAGAGGTCGTTCCACTCAATGAGCGTCCGCGCCTGGTGGCCCTGAACAAGGTGGACATGCCTGACGGGCGCGACATGGCCGAGTTCGTGCGGCCCGAACTGGAGAAGCGCGGATACCGCGTATTCGAGGTGTCCGCAACCACCCGCGAGGGGCTGCGGCAGCTGGGGTTCGCCATGGCCGAGATCGTGCGCGATGCGCGGGCGAAGCTGGAAGCAGCGCCGCCGGTAGTTACGCCCACCGTCCTGCGCCCTCGTGCCGTCAACGAAAAAGGCTTCACCATCAGGCGCGAGGAGAAGAACCTCGAGCCGCTGTTCAGGGTGCTCGGTGACAAGCCGGAGCGTTGGGTCAAGCAGACTGACTTCACAAACGATGAAGCCGTTGGCTATCTTGCCGATCGGCTCGCTAAGTTGGGCGTGGAGGACGAACTCTTCAAGTCCGGCGCCAGGCCGGGGGACACCGTCGTCATCGGCGAGGGCGACGGCGTCGTCTTCGACTGGGAGCCCACGATGGTCGGCGGAGCCGAGCTGCTCGCTTCGCCGCGTGGGACGGACGTCCGCCTCGAAGAGCTTGTACGGCCCACCCGGGAACAGAAGCGCGAGGACTACCAGAACCGTAAGGATGCGCGGGCAGCCGCGCGTGCCGAGCTGGAGGCGGAGCGGAAGGCCGGCATCTGGACGGAGTCGGTCAACTACAAGCACTCCCAGCCCAAGGCAGCCGACGACGACGGCGACGAGGGCTGA
- the proB gene encoding glutamate 5-kinase: MTEKRPLKTRSGLATAKRIVVKVGSSSLTSLSGGISDEALYALSDVLAARHNEGTEVILVSSGAIAAGLAPLGLARRPNQLSSQQAAASVGQGLLMARYTHAFGAHGVTVSQVLLTLDDLMRRSHYANAHRAMERLLNFRVVPIVNENDTVASSEIRFGDNDRLAALVAHLVKADALVLLSDVDALYDGPPQDGAQRIPEVRGPEDLEGVSIGRTGKAGVGTGGMVTKVEAATIAAASGIPALVTSTANAAAALAGEDVGTWFSTSGRRQPIRLLWLAHLARIQGTLTIDDGAAKAVGERRRSLLPAGIVSVSGDFEPGDPVEMVDRSGVVIARGLVNYSSFELPRMLGRSTSELSKELGPEYERSVVHVNDLVVLKPVAPA; the protein is encoded by the coding sequence ATGACCGAAAAGCGCCCGCTCAAGACCCGTTCCGGACTGGCCACGGCCAAGAGAATCGTTGTCAAGGTAGGTTCGTCCTCTCTCACGTCACTCTCCGGCGGAATTTCCGACGAAGCGCTGTATGCCCTCTCCGACGTGCTCGCCGCACGACACAATGAGGGCACGGAGGTCATCCTCGTCTCATCCGGTGCCATTGCGGCAGGGCTCGCGCCTCTCGGACTCGCGCGCCGGCCGAACCAGCTGTCCTCGCAGCAGGCCGCTGCAAGCGTCGGGCAGGGCCTCCTGATGGCCCGTTATACCCACGCCTTCGGGGCGCACGGAGTCACCGTCAGCCAGGTGCTGCTCACCCTCGACGACCTCATGCGCCGCAGCCACTACGCCAATGCCCATCGGGCGATGGAGCGGTTGTTGAACTTCCGCGTTGTTCCCATCGTCAATGAGAACGACACCGTGGCAAGCTCGGAAATCCGTTTCGGTGACAACGACCGTCTTGCCGCCCTGGTGGCACACCTGGTCAAGGCCGACGCGCTGGTCCTGCTCTCGGACGTTGATGCCCTTTACGACGGCCCGCCGCAGGACGGCGCCCAGCGTATCCCTGAGGTGCGGGGACCGGAAGATCTCGAGGGCGTCAGCATCGGCAGGACCGGCAAGGCAGGAGTGGGCACGGGCGGCATGGTCACCAAGGTGGAGGCCGCAACCATTGCCGCGGCGTCCGGGATCCCCGCCCTCGTGACCTCGACGGCCAACGCAGCGGCCGCCCTGGCAGGAGAGGATGTGGGTACCTGGTTCAGCACCAGCGGTCGTCGGCAGCCGATCCGGCTGCTGTGGTTGGCTCACCTCGCCCGCATTCAGGGCACGTTGACGATCGACGACGGCGCAGCCAAGGCAGTGGGGGAGCGCAGGCGCTCCCTGCTGCCGGCCGGCATTGTTTCAGTGAGCGGGGACTTCGAGCCCGGCGATCCGGTCGAGATGGTGGACCGCAGCGGCGTCGTCATTGCCCGCGGGCTGGTCAACTACAGTTCCTTCGAACTGCCGCGGATGCTCGGCCGGTCTACGAGCGAGCTCTCGAAGGAACTTGGCCCGGAGTACGAACGGTCCGTGGTGCACGTGAACGACCTGGTGGTTCTGAAGCCGGTTGCGCCCGCGTAA
- a CDS encoding glutamate-5-semialdehyde dehydrogenase, whose product MTDVTTQQTAPAIPDSTAAAQPLAVDGNVEQAVHAIADRARTASRVIARANRAHKDKALQAIGEALVANRDAILRANSLDLEAGRANGTSKALLDRLSLTEERIAGLAAALDNLAGLPDPVGTIARGQTLPNGVRLRQVHVPLGVVAAIYEARPNVTVDIAGLALKSGNAVILRGGSAAANTNAALLGIIRDVLDRTGLPADAVQSVDEFGREGANVLMKARGRVDVLIPRGGHDLIQTVVTNASVPVIETGEGNVHIFLDESADEEMAVEILLNAKTQRPSVCNTVETLLVHRDAQAAPAVLAALAGAGVRIHADSRIQAILPQGVTADTADDDDWAREYMDLDIAVAMVDSVDEALDHIRTWSTGHTEAIITNNLSRSEQFIAGVDSAAVIVNASTRFTDGGELGLGAEVGISTQKMHARGPMGLKELTTTKWIIQGDGQIRK is encoded by the coding sequence ATGACTGACGTGACAACACAGCAGACTGCCCCCGCCATCCCCGACAGCACCGCTGCCGCGCAGCCGCTGGCTGTTGATGGGAACGTGGAGCAGGCTGTGCACGCCATCGCCGACCGCGCCAGGACGGCGTCGCGGGTCATCGCCCGCGCCAACCGGGCGCACAAGGACAAGGCGCTGCAGGCTATCGGTGAGGCGCTGGTCGCAAACCGCGACGCCATCCTGCGCGCCAATTCACTGGACCTGGAAGCAGGGCGGGCCAATGGGACTTCCAAGGCACTGCTCGACCGCCTCAGCCTGACGGAGGAGCGCATTGCTGGCCTTGCCGCGGCGCTGGACAATCTGGCCGGCCTTCCTGACCCGGTGGGAACCATTGCCCGGGGACAGACACTGCCCAACGGCGTCCGCCTCCGGCAGGTGCACGTTCCACTGGGTGTTGTCGCCGCCATTTATGAGGCCCGGCCCAACGTGACCGTTGATATCGCAGGCCTCGCCCTGAAGAGCGGCAACGCCGTTATCCTCCGCGGAGGCAGCGCGGCGGCGAACACCAACGCCGCACTGCTGGGAATCATCCGTGACGTACTGGACCGGACGGGGCTGCCTGCCGATGCGGTGCAGAGCGTGGATGAGTTCGGACGCGAAGGGGCCAACGTCCTGATGAAGGCGCGCGGACGGGTGGACGTACTGATCCCGCGCGGCGGTCATGACCTTATTCAGACCGTGGTGACCAACGCCTCCGTTCCGGTGATTGAAACCGGCGAGGGTAACGTGCACATCTTCCTCGATGAGAGCGCTGACGAGGAAATGGCCGTGGAGATCCTGCTCAACGCCAAGACGCAGCGTCCCAGCGTATGCAATACCGTTGAAACGCTGCTGGTCCACCGTGATGCCCAGGCAGCGCCTGCCGTGCTGGCTGCACTGGCGGGTGCCGGTGTGCGGATCCATGCCGACAGCCGAATCCAGGCCATTCTCCCGCAGGGCGTCACCGCAGACACCGCGGACGACGACGACTGGGCGCGGGAGTACATGGACCTGGACATTGCCGTGGCGATGGTGGACTCAGTGGATGAGGCCTTGGACCATATCCGAACCTGGAGTACCGGCCACACCGAAGCGATTATCACCAATAACCTCTCTCGCTCCGAGCAGTTCATTGCCGGCGTGGACTCGGCCGCTGTCATCGTCAACGCTTCCACCCGGTTCACCGACGGCGGCGAGCTCGGCCTGGGAGCGGAGGTGGGTATTTCCACCCAGAAGATGCACGCGCGCGGACCGATGGGGCTGAAGGAACTGACCACCACCAAGTGGATCATCCAGGGTGACGGGCAGATCCGGAAGTAG
- the nadD gene encoding nicotinate-nucleotide adenylyltransferase, with protein sequence MGGTFDPIHHGHLVAASEVAAAFDLDEVVFVPTGQPWQKNTKEVSPAEHRYLMTVIATASNPRFTVSRVDIERPGPTYTIDTLRDLHASRPEAELFFITGADAMAQILSWKDVDELWSLAHFVGVTRPGHELSTRRTDVSLMEVPAMAISSTDCRRRVSDGEPVWYLVPDGVVQYIAKHGLYHRNKLGAGQTVHTEVSTTT encoded by the coding sequence ATGGGCGGGACGTTCGACCCGATCCACCACGGGCACCTTGTTGCCGCGAGTGAGGTCGCTGCCGCGTTCGACCTGGACGAAGTTGTTTTTGTGCCCACAGGGCAGCCCTGGCAGAAGAACACGAAGGAAGTAAGCCCGGCGGAGCACCGCTACCTGATGACGGTGATCGCGACGGCATCGAATCCGCGCTTTACCGTGAGCAGGGTAGACATCGAGCGGCCAGGGCCCACGTACACCATCGACACCCTGCGGGATCTGCATGCATCCAGGCCGGAAGCGGAGCTCTTCTTCATCACCGGAGCTGACGCGATGGCGCAGATCCTGTCGTGGAAGGACGTTGACGAGCTGTGGTCGCTGGCCCATTTCGTAGGTGTGACCCGTCCGGGCCATGAACTGAGTACCAGGCGTACCGATGTGAGTCTCATGGAGGTTCCGGCCATGGCCATCTCGTCAACGGATTGCCGCCGGCGGGTGTCTGACGGGGAACCGGTCTGGTACCTGGTGCCGGACGGTGTTGTGCAGTACATCGCCAAACATGGGCTGTACCACAGGAACAAATTGGGGGCGGGCCAGACGGTCCACACTGAAGTATCCACCACTACATGA